A window of the Lactuca sativa cultivar Salinas chromosome 7, Lsat_Salinas_v11, whole genome shotgun sequence genome harbors these coding sequences:
- the LOC111912015 gene encoding condensin complex subunit 2: MAETLSPSRTPGHKQRASVLSPDRPLFLGSNDDKLERAQARAARAAAIRRKPVAINQANDANPADPCLGQEQIMELFQNCIKLASENKINQKNTWELNLIDHLCDIIKVEEENDVETNFQKASCTLEAGVRIYSMRVDSVHSEAYKVLGGISRVALEAEQDTVEDGKTENMPGECTSKKEKEIKLSPLSTLESSFEALNVKKFDVAFAVDPLYHQTTAQFDEGGSKGLLLNNLGVYGGCRMIFDSLEVPSKCMLSSNENKIDTIDISYTKDCIEQMASNFTKKLEISPSLKEIVNMFDEDNKRPVDTFSSSQNSIEPDHEAFEGDFNGGETENDNSGTWDFINDNQTSLNDDDTYDGDDGHFEQPDHLQENEAYVTTHDDEKSSTVDNFLFLSLGLTGKHNAWAGPEHWKYRKTKGPEEVVKENGSPLMAKSKRNKKQEPDIDFTKALESDSDLDSIFAPPKNPKTLLLPANRESVSTMLPEDCHYQPEDLVKLFLLPNVMCLGKRGRRYSDEEGEGNNNNNETFASWDNDCGQFDDGNVYNSDIEDSTTLVSQPRQVNKIEVEYDRTSKQVDVQALKEILWSSIQETHVSPQKETKELSFKEMLSAFPTDVKKQAAASIDAISPHLCFICLLHLANEHGLSIHGCDLLDDLTIYVPSI, from the exons ATGGCAGAAACCCTAAGCCCTAGCCGTACACCAGGCCACAAACAGAGAGCTTCGGTCCTCTCCCCGGATCGACCTTTATTTTTGGGATCTAACGATGATAAGCTCGAACGTGCTCAAGCACGCGCCGCTCGTGCTGCAGCGATCCGCCGGAAGCCTGTCGCGATTAATCAAGCAAACGATGCTAATCCTGCCGACCCTTGTCTTGGCCAAGAGCAGATTATGGAGTTGTTTCAGAATTGCATCAAACTCGCCAGTGAAAAT AAAATTAATCAGAAGAATACGTGGGAGCTGAATCTGATAGATCATCTTTGCGACATTATTAAGGTTGAAGAAGAGAACGACGTGGAGACCAATTTTCAGAAG GCTAGCTGCACCCTTGAAGCTggagttagaatatactcaatgAGGGTGGATTCAGTTCATTCTGAGGCATATAAGGTTCTTGGAGGCATTAGTCGAGTTGCACTAGAAGCTGAACAAG ATACTGTAGAAGATGGCAAGACTGAAAACATGCCAGGAGAATGCACTTCAaagaaagaaaaggaaataaag CTATCTCCTTTATCAACATTGGAATCATCCTTTGAGGCTCTTAATGTGAAGAAATTTGATG TTGCATTTGCTGTGGATCCTCTCTATCATCAAACAACCGCACAATTTGATGAAGGAGGATCAAAAGGTCTTTTACTAAATAACCTTGGAGTCTATGGTGGATGCCGAATGATATTTGATTCACTTGAAGTACCTTCAAAGTGCATGTTATCttcaaatgaaaataaaatagatACAATTGATATCTCTTATACCAAAG ATTGTATAGAGCAAATGGCATCAAACTTTACAAAGAAACTTGAAATCTCACCAAGTTTGAAGGAAATAGTGAACATGTTTGATGAAGATAACAAAAGACCAGTGGATACGTTTTCTTCTTCCCAAAACTCCATAGAACCAGATCATGAAGCTTTTGAAGGTGACTTCAATGGTGGTGAAACTGAAAACGATAATTCAGGGACATGGGACTTTATCAATGACAACCAGACAAGTCTGAATGATGATGACACTTATGATGGAGATGATGGACACTTTGAACAACCTGATCATCTTCAG GAAAACGAGGCATATGTTACTACTCATGATGATGAAAAATCCTCAACAGTTGACAATTTCTTGTTTCTAAGCCTTGGATTAACTGGAAAACATAACGCATGGGCTGGACCTGAACATTGGAAGTATCGAAAAACTAAAG GTCCAGAAGAGGTTGTGAAGGAAAACGGATCACCATTAATGGCGAAAAGTAAAAGAAACAAGAAACAAGAACCTGATATAGATTTCACAAAAGCATTGGAATCAGATAGTGATTTGGATAGTATCTTTGCTCCTCCTAAAAACCCTAAGACATTACTTCTTCCTGCAAATAGAGAATCTGTTAGCACAATGCTTCCGGAAGATTGCCATTATCAACCAGAGGATCTTGTCAAACTTTTTCTTCTTCCAAATGTTATG TGCCTTGGGAAGAGAGGAAGAAGATATTCGG atgaagaaggagaagggaataataataataatgaaacaTTTGCATCATGGGATAATGATTGTGGCCAATTTGATGATGGAAATGTTTATAATAGTGATATTGAAGACTCCACCACACTCGTCTCTCAGCCACGCcag gtAAACAAGATTGAAGTGGAGTATGATAGAACATCAAAACAAGTTGATGTTCAAGCACTCAAGGAAATTCTTTGGTCATCTATTCAAGAAACACATGTTTCGCCTCAA AAGGAGACGAAGGAGTTGTCTTTCAAGGAAATGTTGTCGGCTTTTCCAACCGATGTGAAAAAACAAGCGGCTGCATCGATCGATGCAATCTCTCCGCATTTGTGTTTTATATGTTTGTTGCATTTGGCTAATGAGCATGGATTGAGCATCCATGGATGTGATCTTTTGGATGATCTCACCATATATGTTCCCTCCATATAG